One genomic region from Paroceanicella profunda encodes:
- a CDS encoding response regulator has product MRLVIRGFLSKAGHRVTLAATGAEACAALGRSCFDLAIIDLLMPDMDGDEVVRRLRHGRSAQAGLPVLMLTAAIDPDSSDRVEACGADMRLHKPFRRDDLLGAIGRLTAGR; this is encoded by the coding sequence ATGCGACTGGTGATTCGCGGCTTTCTCAGCAAGGCGGGGCACCGCGTGACCCTGGCCGCGACCGGGGCCGAGGCCTGCGCCGCGCTGGGCCGGTCGTGCTTCGATCTCGCGATCATCGACCTGCTGATGCCGGACATGGACGGCGACGAGGTCGTCCGCCGCCTGCGTCACGGGCGTTCCGCGCAGGCGGGCCTGCCGGTGCTGATGCTCACCGCCGCCATCGACCCGGACAGCTCGGACCGGGTCGAGGCCTGCGGCGCGGACATGCGCCTGCACAAGCCGTTCCGCCGGGACGATCTTCTCGGCGCCATCGGCCGGTTGACGGCCGGGCGCTGA
- a CDS encoding SDR family NAD(P)-dependent oxidoreductase, producing the protein MRIDLSGKTAIVTGSTGGIGLAIARGLAGAGARVVVNGRSQAAVDQAVATIRTELGEGRGAEAVSGVATDLSTAEGCAALVAARPDCDILVNNVGIFGPQDFFDAEDADWQRYFDVNVMSGVRLSRAYLPGMQARGWGRVQFLSSESGLNIPADMIHYGVSKTALIALSRGLAKRMAGTGVTVNAILPGPTLSEGVAEMLRPEVEASGRSLEEVAADFVKAHRPTSIIGRAATVDEVANLAVYAASPLASATTGAALRVDGGVVDSLV; encoded by the coding sequence ATGCGAATCGACCTTTCCGGAAAGACCGCCATCGTCACCGGCTCGACCGGCGGCATCGGCCTCGCCATCGCCCGGGGGCTCGCCGGCGCCGGTGCCCGCGTGGTGGTGAACGGACGCAGCCAGGCAGCGGTGGACCAGGCCGTCGCCACCATCCGCACCGAACTGGGAGAGGGCCGCGGCGCGGAGGCGGTGAGCGGCGTGGCCACGGACCTCTCCACCGCCGAGGGCTGCGCGGCCCTGGTCGCCGCGCGGCCCGACTGCGACATCCTCGTCAACAACGTGGGCATCTTCGGCCCGCAGGACTTCTTCGACGCCGAGGACGCCGACTGGCAGCGCTATTTCGACGTGAACGTGATGTCCGGCGTGCGCCTGTCGCGCGCCTACCTGCCGGGAATGCAGGCCCGCGGCTGGGGGCGGGTGCAGTTCCTCTCTTCCGAATCGGGCCTGAACATCCCCGCCGACATGATCCACTACGGCGTGTCGAAAACCGCGCTGATCGCGCTGTCGCGCGGGCTGGCCAAGCGCATGGCCGGCACCGGGGTCACGGTGAACGCCATTCTCCCCGGCCCCACCCTGTCGGAGGGCGTGGCCGAGATGCTGCGCCCGGAGGTCGAGGCCTCCGGCCGGTCGCTGGAGGAGGTGGCGGCGGATTTCGTGAAGGCCCACCGGCCGACCTCGATCATCGGGCGGGCCGCCACGGTCGACGAAGTGGCGAACCTGGCCGTCTATGCCGCCTCGCCGCTTGCCTCGGCCACCACCGGGGCCGCGCTGCGCGTGGATGGCGGCGTGGTCGACAGCCTGGTCTGA
- a CDS encoding Lrp/AsnC family transcriptional regulator: MADLDRIDAALLHHLQLDARLTAQDLAERVNLSPSQCARRRQRLEEAGMIRSYRAVVNAAKVGATVEAFIQVVMAAHNRENARDFVARMQVTAEVVAVWTLTGSTDYLLRVFCADLPALNRLVQDVLLPHPAVARVQSQIVMERLKDNAPVGVHPG; this comes from the coding sequence ATGGCTGACCTGGACCGAATCGACGCCGCGCTGCTCCACCACCTGCAGCTCGATGCCCGCCTCACGGCGCAGGACCTCGCGGAGCGGGTGAACCTCTCGCCGAGCCAGTGCGCGCGCCGCCGCCAGCGGCTGGAGGAGGCGGGGATGATCCGCTCCTACCGCGCCGTGGTGAACGCCGCGAAGGTGGGAGCCACGGTGGAGGCCTTCATCCAGGTGGTGATGGCGGCGCACAACCGCGAGAACGCGCGGGATTTCGTGGCCCGCATGCAGGTGACGGCGGAGGTCGTCGCGGTATGGACCCTCACCGGCTCCACCGATTACCTGCTGCGGGTGTTCTGCGCCGACCTGCCGGCGCTGAACCGGCTGGTGCAGGACGTGCTCCTGCCGCATCCCGCCGTGGCGCGGGTGCAGAGCCAGATCGTGATGGAGCGGCTGAAGGACAACGCCCCGGTCGGCGTCCACCCCGGCTGA
- a CDS encoding inositol monophosphatase family protein, whose translation MTGFGAAEMAAVMDMMARIAAEEITPRFRGLGAGDIGEKTGPADLVTVADTRAEARLTEELLRRFPGARVTGEETAEPGFDYAADPLLFVIDPVDGTWNFANGLPVFGSMVSVLSGGNTIAGLIHYPLEGDFLHARAGGGAWRQRPGGPAARLQQTGRRGAQPTGLFPHTMFDSPTHVGAVRALAPGTRLMNLQCSAYDYRMLAEGGAQFSLAAGLKPWDHCAGLLILSETGGHAALSDGTAWRPGVPTPATLIAAADMDTWQEVREALAAVLPLQLG comes from the coding sequence ATGACCGGGTTCGGAGCCGCCGAGATGGCGGCGGTCATGGACATGATGGCCCGCATCGCGGCGGAGGAGATCACCCCGCGGTTTCGCGGCCTCGGAGCCGGCGACATCGGCGAGAAGACCGGCCCGGCCGACCTCGTCACCGTGGCCGACACCCGCGCGGAAGCCCGCCTCACCGAGGAACTGCTCCGCCGCTTTCCCGGCGCACGGGTGACAGGTGAGGAAACCGCCGAACCGGGCTTCGACTATGCGGCCGACCCGCTGCTGTTCGTGATCGACCCGGTCGACGGCACCTGGAACTTCGCCAACGGCCTGCCGGTGTTCGGCTCCATGGTCTCGGTGCTCTCCGGCGGGAACACCATCGCCGGGTTGATCCACTACCCGCTCGAGGGCGATTTCCTCCACGCCCGCGCCGGCGGCGGCGCCTGGCGCCAGCGCCCCGGAGGCCCCGCAGCCCGGCTGCAGCAGACCGGCCGGCGCGGCGCCCAGCCCACCGGGCTCTTCCCGCACACGATGTTCGACAGCCCCACACATGTCGGCGCGGTGCGCGCGCTCGCGCCCGGCACCCGACTGATGAACCTGCAGTGCTCGGCCTATGATTATCGGATGCTGGCGGAGGGCGGCGCGCAGTTCTCGCTCGCCGCCGGGCTGAAGCCCTGGGACCATTGCGCCGGCCTGCTGATCCTGTCGGAAACCGGCGGCCATGCCGCACTGTCGGACGGCACGGCCTGGCGCCCCGGCGTCCCCACTCCGGCGACGCTGATCGCCGCGGCGGACATGGACACCTGGCAGGAGGTCCGCGAAGCGCTGGCCGCCGTCCTGCCGCTTCAGCTCGGCTGA